The Streptomyces sp. NBC_00775 genome includes the window TCGGCCACCAGGGCGCCGGCGAGGAGTTGGCCGGAGCGGCCGGGGGAAACGCCGGGGAGTTCGGCGCGTTCGTCGGCGGTCATGGAGGCGAGGCGGGGGACCCAGTCCTCGAGGGTGCGGCGCTTGAGTTCGCGCTGGACGTAGAGGCCCTCGGTGGAGCGGGCGGCGCCGGCCAGGCGGGCGAGCTGCTTGAAGGTCTTGGAGGTGGCGACCACGTGGTCGGGGGCGCCGAAGCGGCTGAACTCGCCGACCGTACGGGCGATCTGGGCCCGCACATGGCGGCGCAGCGCCTTCACCTCGGCGGGGTCGGCCGGGTCGGTGGGCAGCCAGCCCGCGGTCAGCCGGCCGGCGCCGAGCGGCAGCGACACGGCCGCGTCCGGTTCCTCGTCGATGCCGTACGCGATCTCCAGGGAGCCGCCGCCGATGTCGAGGACGAGCAGCTTGCCCGCCGACCAGCCGAACCAGCGGCGGGCGGCCAGGAAGGTCAGCCGGGCCTCTTCCGCCCCGGTCAGGACCTGGAGCTCGACGCCCGTCTCGGCCTGCACCCGGGCCAGCACATCGTCGGCGTTGCTGGCCTCGCGTACGGCGGAGGTCGCGAACGGCAGCATGGCCTCGACGCCCTTGTCCTCGGCCGCCTCGAGCGCGTCCTGGACCGTCTCGATCAGTTTTTCGACGCCTTCGGGGCCGATCGCCCCGCTCTCGTCGAGCAGTTGGGCAAGCCGCAATTCGGCCTTGTGCGAATGCGCGGGCAGCGGGCGTGCGCCGGGGTGGGCGTCCACCACCAGCAGATGCACCGTGTTCGAACCCACGTCGAGGACACCGAGTCTCATGTACGGAACGCTACTGCGCCTACAGCCGTCGACCGTCGCCGGAGCGGGCAGAAGCGACTTACCCTGGACGGGTGCCAAAGACGAAAAAGGCGAAGCCCGACAAATCCCCCAAGGGTTCGTCGAAGAGTTCTTCGCAGGCGAAGGCGTCCCCGTCCAAGAAGTCCACGAAGAAGGCCGCTGTGTCCGACGAGAAGGGCCTCGACTTCGCTCGCGCATGGGTGGAGTTTCCGGATCCCACCGACGACGAGCAGGTCTTCCGGTGCGATCTGACATGGCTGACCTCTCGCTGGAACTGCATCTTCGGAAGCGGCTGCCAGGGCATCCAGGCGGGCCGCGCCGACGACGGCTGCTGCACGCTGGGCGCCCACTTCTCCGACGAGGACGACGAGAAGCGGGTGGCCGAGCATGTGGCGAGGCTCACGCCGGACGTCTGGCAGCACCATGACGTGGGCGTGGCCACCGGCTGGGTCTCGGAGGACGAGGACGGCGACCGGCAGACCCGGCCGTATCAGGGGTCCTGCATCTTCCAGAACCGGCCCGGGTTCGCCGGCGGCGCGGGCTGCTCGCTGCACATCCTGGCGATCAAGGAGGGCCGCGAGCCGCTGGAGACCAAGCCGGACGTCTGCTGGCAGCTGCCCGTGCGCCGGACGTACGAGTGGATCGACCGGCCCGACGACACCCGGGTGCTCCAGGTCTCCATCGGTGAGTACGACCGCCGCGGCTGGGGTCCGGGCGGCCATGACCTGCACTGGTGGTGCACCTCGGCGACCTCGGCGCACGGCGCGGGCGACCCGGTGTACGTCTCCTACCGCCCGGAGCTGATCGAGCTGATGGGCAAGGAGGGGTACGGCCGCCTGGTCGAGCTCTGCGAGGCACGGCTGGCCTCGCAGCTGCCGCTGCTGGCACCGCATCCGGCCGACCCGGTGGGCTGAGTCCTGGCCGGCCTGGTGGGCTGAGGCCCACCAGCCACACCAGCCACACTGGTCCCACCAGGCTTACGAGGACGGGCTCGGGTCGCCGCTGTCGCCGGGCGGTGGCGTCGAGCCCCCCGGGTCGGAGGGGGCCGAGTCCGTGGGGGTCGGCTGGGGGTCGGACGGCGTCGGATCGCTGGGCGTCGGGGTCGGCGTCGGGTCGCTCGGTGTGGGGTCGGGGTCGGAGGGGGTCGGGTCGCCGGGCGTCGGGCCGGGGCCCGGGCCGCCGGGATCGGGGTCGGACGGGCCCGCGTTCCCGTATCCGTCGATCGTGACCACGGCGCCCGCCGGTGCGATCGACACCCGCGCGCTCCAGGGGCCCACCGGCTCGCGAAGATGATCGACGTACACCTTGATCGTCAACGATTCGCCCGGTGCGAGGGTTCCCGACGGCTGGCTCAGGTAGAGCCAGGACACCCCGGTGTGCGCGGACCAGTGCACCGGTGCACTCCCGGACGCGGTCAGCGTGACGAGGGTCGTGTCACCGCTGCTGCCGGCCGCCACGGAAAGGTGTCCGGCGTTCTGGCCCGGGGTGCTTCCCGGGGTGCTGACGACTTCCACGGAGACGTCGGGCGAACGGCTGCCCTTGGTGAAGCGGGCGTCGGGTTTGGTGCTGGCGTTGCCCGCGTTCTCGTAGCCGCCCGTCTCTTCACCATTGATGCCGTCGGGGCCGTGCGCCTCGCTCGCGGTGACGGAGCGGCCGTCGGCGCCCTCGCCCGTGAGGGGCGCGCCGCGGTAGGCCGCCCAGAGGGCGAGGACGGGCGCGGCCACCACCGTGGCGACGACTGTGGTCGTGACGGCACGCGCGCGTAGACGGTCCCTTCGCGCGGCGTGATCCTTGGGGTCCATCGGGAAACCGCGCCGGTCGAAGCGCGGAGCGCTGCCCCGCGCGCGGGGGGCGTGCGCCATCGCGACGTGCAGGGCGGCGCGCGGTGCCTCCAGGACCGGGAGCGCGGCGGGCGTGACGCTGGTGCCGGGCCAGGCGCCGGGGACCGCGCGCTCGGCGGTGCGGCGGCAGCGCGGGCAGTCGTCGACGTGCCGGACGAGTTCGCGGCGCAGGGTGGCGCTCAGGACGAGCTGGTGGTCGCCGGTGAGGCGGGCGACGCTCGGGCAGGTGCCGGTCTCCACCACGGCGAGGGCCGCGCGGGTGCGCTCGACCTCGCAGGCGGCGCAGGCGAGCAGCTCACGCGCCTTGACGAGGTCCAGGCCGAGGACGGCGGCGACCTCGTGGGCGGCGAGCTGGTGGCGCACGGCGAGTTCGAGCGCCTCACGCTGCTCGGGGGTGGTGCCGGCGGCCTCCGGCCAGGCCAGCAGGGCGAGTTCGCGCTGGCGCTGCGCCTGGGCCTCTTCGGACACGGGGGCGCTCAGCGCCTCGGCCGCGCGCCGGTCGGCGGCGCCCTTGGCACGCCGGCCTGCGGTGTCCTTGTGGGGCGCGCGGCGCCCGGAGGCGTGCGCCGCCTGGCGCCTGCGCCGGGCCTCGGTCAGTTTGCGCAGACAGGACCAGCGTGCGAGCGCGTACAGCCAGGCCCTGCGGTCGTCCGCGGACTCCGGGCCGCGCGGGCTCCGGCGCTCGGCCAGTGCGAGGACGTCCCCGAGGGCGGCGGTGGCCGCGTCGTGGTCGCACAGCACGGACAGGCAGTAGGTGAACAGGCCGTCCAGATAGGGCTCGTAGCGCGCGGGAGGGCGCTGAGCCATGGTGCGGGTGCTCGCGCCACGGGGCGTGCTCACCCGCTTGCGCGCGTCTCCGTGCGCCCGGTGTGCGCCGGTGGTGTGCGTGGAGGTCTCCGGACTGCTGCTCATCACCCGTGCGACCGTAGGCGCCCGGAGGTGGCCCCTTCTTCCCCCTTGAGCACATTTAATCCGTACGGGTGAAACGATCCCTCAAAAGGGGACACGAACCTCCGATTCCATGGCCTGGGCCTTCACGGGCGGCGATGGCAGGCCATGGCATATGACATGCGGGGCCGGACTGTCAGTGGGCTCGGCTACGGTTCCGTGCATGGCTGCCCGTACGAAAACCGCGAAGGACCGGCCGTCCTACCGCTGCACCGAGTGCGGCTGGCAGACGGCCAAGTGGCTCGGCCGCTGCCCCGAGTGCCAGGCGTGGGGGACGGTCGAGGAGTACGGCGCGCCCGCGGTACGGACGACGACTCCGGGCCGCGTCACCACCTCCGCGGTGCCCATCGGACAGGTCGACGGCAGGCAGGCCACCGCCCGCTCCACCGGCGTGCCCGAGCTGGACCGCGTCCTCGGCGGCGGTCTCGTGCCCGGTGCGGTCGTCCTGGTCGCGGGCGAGCCGGGGGTCGGCAAGTCCACGCTCCTGCTCGACGTGGCGGCCAAGTCGGCGAGCGACGAGCACCGCACGCTGTATGTGACGGGTGAGGAGTCGGCGAGCCAGGTGCGCCTTCGCGCCGACCGCATCAAGGCGATCGACGACCACCTCTACCTGGCCGCCGAAACCGACCTGGCCGCCGTCCTCGGCCACTTGGACGCGGTGAAGCCGTCCCTGCTCATCCTGGACTCCGTGCAGACGGTCGCCTCCCCGGAGATCGACGGAGCGCCCGGCGGCATGGCCCAGGTGCGGGAGGTCGCCGGAGCGCTCATCCGCGCCTCCAAGGACCGCGGCATGTCCACCCTCCTCGTGGGCCACGTCACCAAGGACGGCGCGATCGCGGGCCCCCGCCTGCTCGAACATCTCGTGGACGTCGTCCTGAGCTTCGAGGGCGACCGGCACGCGCGCCTCAGGCTGGTCCGAGGGGTCAAGAACCGTTACGGGACCACGGACGAGGTCGGCTGCTTCGAGCTGCACGACGAGGGCATCACGGGCCTCGCCGACCCGAGCGGCCTGTTCCTGACCCGCCGCGCCGAACCGGTCCCGGGCACTTGCCTGACCGTCACCCTGGAGGGCCGCCGCCCCCTGGTCGCCGAGGTCCAGGCACTCACGGTCGACTCGCAGATCCCCTCCCCCCGTCGTACGACGTCCGGTCTGGAGACCTCCCGCGTCTCGATGATGCTGGCCGTTCTGGAGCAGCGCGGCCGGATCACCGCCCTCGGGAAGCGGGACATCTACTCGGCGACGGTCGGCGGCGTGAAGCTCTCCGAGCCCGCCGCGGACCTCGCGATCGCGCTCGCCCTCGCCTCCGCGGCGAGCGACACCCCACTCCCCAAAAACCTCGTGGCGATCGGCGAAGTGGGGCTCGCGGGCGAGGTCAGACGGGTCACGGGAGTCCAGCGCCGGCTCGCCGAAGCCCACCGCCTGGGCTTCACGCACGCCCTCGTACCGACCGACCCGGGCAAGATCCCTCCCGGTATGAAGGTCCTGGAAGTCGCCGACATGGGCGACGCCCTGCGAGTCCTCCCGCGCTCCCGTCGTCGAGAGGCCCCACGGGAGGAGGAAGAGCGCCGGTAGACTTTGCCCTGGTCTCGCCCGTCCGTACGAACAGAGGGCGACCGGAAACCTGCGACCGGAGGAGTGCAGTGGCAGCCAACGACCGGGCAGCAGCTCCCGGAAAATCCGGTGGGAGCTCCGGTGCCGATGGCCTGATGCGCGCCTCACTGAGCGCCGTGGCACCAGGCACAGCCCTGCGCGACGGGCTCGAGCGTATTCTCCGCGGCAACACCGGCGGACTCATCGTGCTCGGCTGGGACAAGACCGTCGAGTCGATGTGCACCGGCGGTTTCGTGCTGGACGTCGAGTTCACCGCGACCCGCCTGCGCGAGCTGTGCAAGCTCGACGGCGGCATCGTCATCGACAAGGACATCACCAAGATCCTGCGCGCGGGCGTGCAGCTGGTGCCCGACCCCACGATCCCCACCGAGGAGACCGGCACCCGGCACCGCACCGCGGACCGGGTGAGCAAGCAGGTCAGCTTCCCGGTCGTCTCGGTCTCCCAGTCGATGCGCCTGATCGCCCTGTACGTCGACGGTCAGCGCCGCGTCCTGGAGGACTCGGCGGCGATCCTCTCCCGCGCCAACCAGGCCCTCGCGACCCTGGAGCGCTACAAACTCCGCCTCGACGAGGTCGCGGGAACGTTGTCAGCGCTGGAGATCGAGGACCTCGTCACCGTCCGCGACGTCTCGGCTGTCGCCCAGCGCCTGGAGATGGTGCGGCGCATCGCCACCGAGATCGCCGAGTACGTAGTCGAACTGGGCACCGACGGGCGTCTTCTCGCCCTCCAGCTGGACGAGTTGATCGCCGGCGTCGAGCCCGAGCGCGAACTCGTCGTACGGGACTACGTGCCCGAGCCGACCGCCAAGCGCTCCCGCACGGTCGACGAGGCCCTCTCCGAGCTGGACGCGCTCAGCCACGCGGAGCTCCTCGAACTCTCCACCGTGGCACGGGCGCTGGGCTACACCGGCTCCCCCGAGGCGCTGGACTCCGCCGTCTCCCCGCGCGGCTTCCGCCTCCTCGCCAAGGTGCCGCGCCTGCCCGGCGCGATCATCGACCGCCTTGTGGAGCACTTCGGCGGACTGCAGAAGCTGCTCGCCGCCAGCGTGGACGACCTGCAGGCGGTCGACGGGGTGGGCGAGGCGCGGGCGCGCAGTGTCCGCGAGGGGCTGTCGCGGCTGGCGGAGTCGTCGATTCTGGAGCGGTACGTCTAGCGCCTACGGCTGGGCGAGTAAACGGACGGCTGGGCGAGCAGAGGGGCGGCCGGGCGAAGAGCAGCGGGGCGGGGAACGGGGGACCCAGGGCGCGAGTCCCGCGCCCTCGCCTTGACTCTCGCCCTCGCCCCGAAACTCTCGCCCTCGCCCCGACCAGTGCTTCAGCCCTGGTCCTGTTCCAGTGCTTCAGTCCTTGGAGAGCACGAACGACGTCTGGGCCTTCGCCAGCCCCGGTGCGGTCGCCTCCACCAAGTACGTGCCCGCGGACGCCGAACCCGCCGGAGGCGTGGCGCACTCGGGGGCGCTGCCCTTGCGGTCCCACTCCACCGTGTGGGTCACCTGCCCGCCGGCCGGCACCCGGAAGAGGAGGCCGGCGGCGCTCTTCGGGCAGTCGTCCGACGCCCAGATTCCGGTGTCGCTCGTTGCCTGAGTGATCGTCAGTACCGCGCTCTTCGGGCCGAGATCGACCTTGCAGTCGCCGGCGGAGGAGTTCTTGGCGACGAGCTCGAACGTGGGTGTCTCGCCGGGGGCGTACGTGTTGTGCGCGCTGCGCAGGGTCAACTTCACGCCACCGGCGGTGCAGTTGGGGAGACCGGACCCGGCGGGAAGCTGCTCGCCCGAGCCGCCGCCGCCCTTGGATCCGTCGTCGGACCCACCGGTGGAGGAGCTGCCGCTGCCGCTGGAGTCCCCGGAACCGGACCCGGATCCGTCGCCGGTCCCGCTTCCTCCGCTGCCGGCGCTGCCGCTCGACTCGTCGCGGCCGCCCGGGTGTTGGCTGATCGCGGGACCGGAGCCGGAGGGACCGGGCGTGATGGTCGAGGGCGCGGGATTCTTGCCGTTGGACTCACCGGCGTTGTTCCTGTCGCCTCCGCCGCCGGAGCCGACCACCCACACGATGAGCAGCGCCAACAGAGCGACCATGGACAGCAGAACGGCCCTCCGACGCCAGTAGATGGTGGAGGGAAGCGGCCCGACCGGATTGCGCAGAGATCCCACGGCGCAAACTGTACGAGAGATCCGCCCCGGCGCTCGCCCCACCCGCCGCCCCGACATCAACTTTTCCGGATCATCATCCCGGCCACAGCCCGTTGTTCACCGCCGGGACTTGTGTGTCGGCTGCGGGCCGGGGGCGATGGGGCGCAGCCCCGAGCCTTCAGGGGCGCGGGGAACTGCGCGAGCAACCCCCACCCACTCGCAGTCAAAGAACCGGCCCCTGGGGTCTGGGGCGGAGCCCCAGGAACGGGATGGGACGGGCCGGGGCGGCGGGGGCGAAAGAAAAACCCACCCCCACGTGGCAGGATCGACCCTGATGACTGCACCCACCGAGTCCACCCAAACCACCCCCGGCGAGACCCTGCACACCCCCGTCATCGCCTGGTTCGACGCACACGCCCGCGACCTCCCCTGGCGCCACGAGGAGGCCGGCCCCTGGGGAGTGATGGTCAGCGAGTTCATGCTCCAGCAGACCCCGGTGAACCGCGTACTGCCCGTGTACGAGCAGTGGCTGACCCGCTGGCCCCGCCCCGCCGACCTGGCGAAGGAGGCCCCGGGCGAAGCCGTCCGCGCCTGGGGAAGGCTCGGCTACCCGCGGCGCGCCCTGCGCCTGCACGGCGCCGCGGTGGCCATAACGGAACGGCACGGCGGCGACGTACCGTCGGAGCACGCGCAGCTGCTCGCGCTGCCCGGCATCGGGGAGTACACGGCGGCCGCGGTCGCGTCGTTCGCGTACGGGCAGCGGCACGCGGTGCTCGACACGAATGTCCGGCGCGTCTTCGCCCGGGCCGTCACCGGGGTGCGGTACCCGCCGAACGCCACCACCGCCGCCGAGCGCAAACTCGCCCGCGCCCTGCTCCCCGAGAGCGAGCGCACGGCCTCCCGCTGGGCCGCCGCCTCGATGGAGCTCGGCGCGCTCGTCTGCACGGCGAAGAACGAGACCTGCCACAGCTGCCCGATCGCCGGGCAGTGTGCGTGGCGGCTGGCGGGCAAGCCGGAGCACGAGGGCCCGCCCCGGCGCGGACAGACGTACGCGGGTACGGACCGCCAGGTCCGCGGCAAGCTCCTCGCCGTACTCAGGGAAGCGGTCACCGCGGTCCCGCAGGCGGCGCTGGACCGTGTATGGGACGAACCGGTACAGCGTGCCCGCGCGCTCGACGGTCTCGTCGCCGACGGACTCGTCGAACCGCTCCCGGGTGGCCTGTATCGCCTGCCGCTGACATAACCCCCGGTATCGCCCCTGACATCGCCGCCAACACAGCCGTCACACAGCAGTTGGTGCGGCAGGTGACACAACTGGCCCGGCAAAACAGGGTTTAACGGGACGCACCATCCCCTCGCCTTACCCCGAACGCACATCCGTTACACAACCGACGGACAGCCGAGTGCTCGTCGCAGGCTGTCTCGGACAACCCCGTGACAACGCCTCCGTAGCTTCATTTGCGTACCGCAGACAACGCGGCGCAGAGGTAACGGACAACCGGCAGCAGGCAGGTCGGAAACGGGGATGGAGGCGGTTGATCATGGCGCACGGCGAGGTGCTCGAATTCGAGGAGTACGTCCGCACCCGGCAGGACGCGCTGCTGCGCAGTGCCCGCCGCCTGGTCCCCGACCCGGTCGATGCCCAGGACCTGCTGCAGACCGCGCTCGTACGGACGTACGGCCGCTGGGACGGCATCGCGGACAAGCGGCTGGCCGACGCCTACCTGCGCCGCGTGATGATCAATACGCGTACCGAGTGGTGGCGGGCCCGGAAGCTGGAGGAGGTTCCGACCGAGCAGCTGCCGGACGCGTCCGTCGACGACTCCACCGAGCAGCACGCGGACCGGGCGCTCCTTATGGACATCATGAAGGTTCTCGCTCCCAAGCAGCGCAGCGTCGTGGTGCTGCGACACTGGGAGCAGATGTCCACCGAGGAGACGGCCGCCGCGCTTGGCATGTCGGCCGGAACGGTCAAGAGCACGCTGCACCGGGCGCTGGCCCGGCTCCGCGAGGAGCTGGAGAGCCGGGACTACGACGAGCGCGGCGCCCGCGCGCTCGAACCGGGTGAGGAGCGGGAGCGTTGCGCGGCCTAGGAATTCGGGCCAGAGGGGTCCTGAAGGCGGGGAGTACGGCAGCGGCCGTGCTCGCCGCCCTCGGCCTTTTCCTGACCGCCTGCGCCACGGGCGGTACGGGTGCCCGCGACGAGGGTCCGGCGGGCAGTGACGCGGTGGCCAAGGGCGCCGCCACGCCCACCGCCTCCGCCTCGCCCAGCAGGACACCCCAGCGGGTGGACGCGGTCCAGCTCGTCAAGGACGACCCGGAGGTCAGCGCGTCGGTCAAGCGCGATCTGAAGCCGTGTGTCGCCGACGAGTACCCGGTCGACGTGTCGTACGGGGATCTGACCGGGGGGTCGGCGGACGACATCGTGGTCAACGTGATGACCTGCGGCGATGCCGTGGGCGTCGGTTCGTACGTGTACCGCGAGCAGGACGGCAGGTACCAGAACGTCTTCAAGGCCGAGGAGCCTCCGGTCTACGCCGAGATCGACCGGGGCGACCTGGTGGTCACCCAGCAGCTGTACAAGAAGGGCGACCCTGTGTCGTATCCCTCCAGCGAAGAAGTGATCACCTACGGCTGGTCCGCGACCCGATTCACCGAGGACTCGCGGATCCACAACGAGTACAGCAACGCGGTGGGCGGCGCCGACACGCCCGCCCCCTCGAACTGAGAGCAGACGGAGCAGCCGCATGGCAGAGCAGACCCACGTCCTGTTCGTCGAGGACGACGACGTCATCCGCGAGGCCACGCAACTCGCCCTGGAGCGCGACGGCTTCGCGGTCACCGCCATGCCCGACGGACTGTCCGGCCTGGAGGCGTTCCGCGCGGACCGCCCCGACATCGCCCTGCTGGATGTCATGGTGCCCGGCCTCGACGGTGTCTCCCTGTGCCGCCGCATCCGTGACGAGTCGACCGTCCCCGTGATCATGCTGTCGGCCCGCGCCGACTCGATCGACGTCGTGCTGGGCCTGGAGGCGGGCGCCGACGACTATGTGACCAAGCCCTTCGACGGTGCCGTCCTGGTCGCCCGCATCCGTGCGGTGCTGCGCCGCTTCGGGCACGCGAACGGCGGCCAGGGCGCGGCGGGCGACGGCCCCGCCTCGATGGACGGCGGCGTGCTCGCCTTCGGCGACCTGGAGATCGACACCGAGGGCATGGAGGTCCTCAAGGGCGGTACGCCGGTGGCGCTGACGCCCACCGAGATGCGGCTGCTCCTGGAGTTCTCCTCCGCGCCGGGTACGGTGCTGAGCCGCGACAAGCTGCTCGAACGTGTGTGGGACTACGGCTGGGGCGGGGACACCCGCGTCGTCGACGTGCATGTGCAGCGGCTGCGTACGAAGATCGGCCAGGACCGGATCGAGACGGTCCGCGGCTTCGGCTACAAGTTGAAGGCCTGAGCAGGGGTATGCGGGGGATTTTTCAGCGTCGGGGTTCGATGAGTCCGGGCGGCGGCGGGAGACGGGGCCGAGGTGCGGGACCGGGCGGCGGTACGGGACCGGGCCTGGGCGGCGGCAGCGGCGCGGCCGGTGGCCCGTTCGGAGCCGGGGGCATCCGTACGGGCATCAGGTGGAAGCTCAGCGCCGCGATCGCGCTGGTCGGCGCGCTCGTGGCGGTCGCGCTGAGCCTGGTCGTGCACAACGCGGCCCGCGTCTCGATGCTCGACAACTCACGCGATCTGGCGGACGAGCGCATCCAGCTCGCGGAGCGCATGTACGGGCCCGGCCGGCCGCCCCCCTTCGGAGCCAAGATCGACGACCCGGCCATCCCGGCCGACCTGTTGGCGAAGGTCTCGGAGGGACGGCGGGCCACCTATGTGTCCGACGGCCCGAACGGGGTGCCCGACATCTGGGCCGCCGTGCCGCTCAGGGACGGCCGGGTGCTGTCCTGGCACGAGCGGTTCACGGACCGCAACGCCGACGTCATGAAGGACCTCGACCAGGCCCTCGTCATCGGCTCCATCGCGGTCGTCTTCGGCGGCAGCGCGCTCGGCGTGCTCATCGGCGGCCAGCTGTCGCGCCGGCTGCGCAAGGCCGCCGCCGCCGCGAACCAGGTCGCCAAGGGCGAGACCGACGTACGGGTACGGGACGCGATCGGCGGTGTCGTCCGCGACGAGACCGACGACCTCGCGCGTGCCGTGGACGCCATGGCGGACGCGCTCCAGCAGCGCATCGAGGCCGAGCGCCGGGTGACGGCGGACATCGCGCACGAGCTGCGTACGCCGGTGACCGGGTTGCTGACGGCGGCGGAACTGCTGCCGCCCGGCCGCCCCACCGAACTCGTCCGGGACCGGGCGCAGGCCATGCGCACCCTCGTCGAGGACGTCCTGGAGGTCGCCCGGCTCGACGGCGCGTCCGAACGGGCCGAGCTGCAGGACATCCTGCTCGGCGAGTTCGTGTCGCGGCGGGTGGCAGCCAAGGACCCGGACGTCGAGGTGCGGGTGGTGCACGAGTCGGAGGTCACGACGGACCCGCGCCGTCTGGAGCGCGTCCTGTTCAACCTCCTCGCGAACGCCTCCCGGCACGGCAAACCGCCCATCGAGGTCACCGTCGAGGGCCGGGTCATCCGCGTCCGCGACCACGGTCCCGGCTTCCCGGAGGCGCTGCTCGCCGAGGGCCCGAGCCGCTTCCGCACCGGCAGCACCGACCGCGCGGGCCACGGCCACGGCCTGGGCCTCACCATCGCCGCGGGCCAGGCCCGGGTGCTGGGCGCCCGGCTGACCTTCCGCAACGTACGGCCCGCGGGCGCACCGGACGGCGTACCCGCCGAGGGCGCGGTGGCGGTGCTGTGGCTGCCGGAGCACGCGCCGACGGACACGGGAAGCTATCCGATGCTGCCCTAGTCCCCTTCGGGTCCCAGCTGTCGGGTGCTAGCCGTCGAAGTCCTTCGAGAAGTCGAGTTCGTCGCTGCGCTCGGTGAGTGAGTACCAGTTGCCGTTGTCGTCGCGGAAGATCGCCTCGACGCCGTACGGCCGCTCCTTGGGTTCCTGGAGGAACTCCACGCCGCGCGCCTTGAACGTCTCGTAGTCCCCGCGGCAGTTGTCCGTACGGAACGCGCCGGCGCCCAGCGCGCCCTTGCCGACCAGCTTCTTGAGCGCCTCCGCGGACTCGGGGTCGAGCCCCGGCCCGTCCAGGCTCATCAGGGCCAGCTCCACATCCGGCTGGTCCTTGGCGCCCACAGTGATCCACCGCATGTCGCCCATGGCCAGGTCGTCGTGCACCTCGAAGTCGAGCTTCTCGGTGAAGAAGGCTTTGGTGCGCTCCTGGTCGAACGTCCAGACGGTGGTGATGCCCAGGCCCTTGATCATCGCTCTGCTCTCCTGTGCGGGGTGGGATTCGCTGTGGTTTCGCTTCCTGTTCGTCACGGTAGGCGCGGGGCTGCTCAGCGTGCTTCTCCAGAGTTGCGGTCCTCGGCGGCTGTGGACCTGTGCCTGAATCCCCCGGCCCACAACATCGCGTAACACCCCGGTATGAGCGCGGCCCCCTGCCCCACATGCTTGGCCCGGTACGCGCTCGGTGTCAGCCCTGTCCACGTCTTGAAGCTCGCCGAGAACGTGCCGAGGCTGCTGAACCCGACCAGGTTGCAGATCTCCGTCACCGACAGATTCGCGCTGCGCAGCATCTCCTCCGCCCGCTCGATACGACGGTGCGTCAGATACTGTCCGGGCGTCTCGCCGTACGCCGCCTTGAAAGCCCGTATGAAGTGATACCGCGAGTACCCGGCATGCGCCGCCACCACATCAAGATCGAGCCCGGGCTCGGCCCAGTCCCGATCCATCGCATCCTTGGCAAGCCGCAACTGCCGCATCTTGTCCACGATTCGATGCTGCCACGGGGGGGGTCCTTCGCCCCCGCCGCCCCTACCCGTCCCATCCCCAGGGGCTCCGCCCCTTCGACCCCGTTCGGTTGTGTGTCGGGTGCGGGTGGGTGGGGGCTGGCCCAAAAGATCGCGCAGTTCCCCGCGCCCCTTTTAGGGGCGCGGGGAACTGCGCAATCTTTTAGCGGGGGTCTGGGGGCGCAGCCCCCAGGGATGGGACGGGTAGGGGCGGCGGGGGCGAAAACCCAGGAGAAGGCCCCCGGGGCGGACAACGCCGGGGGCCTTCAGACCAGGAGGATCAGAGGTCAGAGGTAAGAGGTCAGACCGCCTCGGCCACGGTCGCCGTGGCCGCAGAGTCCCGCACCGCACCCTCGTCGGCCTCAGCCGCAGGCGCCCCCGCTCCCTTCAGCGGAACCTCCTTCACGAACACCGC containing:
- a CDS encoding SigE family RNA polymerase sigma factor — its product is MAHGEVLEFEEYVRTRQDALLRSARRLVPDPVDAQDLLQTALVRTYGRWDGIADKRLADAYLRRVMINTRTEWWRARKLEEVPTEQLPDASVDDSTEQHADRALLMDIMKVLAPKQRSVVVLRHWEQMSTEETAAALGMSAGTVKSTLHRALARLREELESRDYDERGARALEPGEERERCAA
- the cseB gene encoding two-component system response regulator CseB, with translation MAEQTHVLFVEDDDVIREATQLALERDGFAVTAMPDGLSGLEAFRADRPDIALLDVMVPGLDGVSLCRRIRDESTVPVIMLSARADSIDVVLGLEAGADDYVTKPFDGAVLVARIRAVLRRFGHANGGQGAAGDGPASMDGGVLAFGDLEIDTEGMEVLKGGTPVALTPTEMRLLLEFSSAPGTVLSRDKLLERVWDYGWGGDTRVVDVHVQRLRTKIGQDRIETVRGFGYKLKA
- the cseC gene encoding two-component system sensor histidine kinase CseC — protein: MRGIFQRRGSMSPGGGGRRGRGAGPGGGTGPGLGGGSGAAGGPFGAGGIRTGIRWKLSAAIALVGALVAVALSLVVHNAARVSMLDNSRDLADERIQLAERMYGPGRPPPFGAKIDDPAIPADLLAKVSEGRRATYVSDGPNGVPDIWAAVPLRDGRVLSWHERFTDRNADVMKDLDQALVIGSIAVVFGGSALGVLIGGQLSRRLRKAAAAANQVAKGETDVRVRDAIGGVVRDETDDLARAVDAMADALQQRIEAERRVTADIAHELRTPVTGLLTAAELLPPGRPTELVRDRAQAMRTLVEDVLEVARLDGASERAELQDILLGEFVSRRVAAKDPDVEVRVVHESEVTTDPRRLERVLFNLLANASRHGKPPIEVTVEGRVIRVRDHGPGFPEALLAEGPSRFRTGSTDRAGHGHGLGLTIAAGQARVLGARLTFRNVRPAGAPDGVPAEGAVAVLWLPEHAPTDTGSYPMLP
- a CDS encoding VOC family protein, with the protein product MIKGLGITTVWTFDQERTKAFFTEKLDFEVHDDLAMGDMRWITVGAKDQPDVELALMSLDGPGLDPESAEALKKLVGKGALGAGAFRTDNCRGDYETFKARGVEFLQEPKERPYGVEAIFRDDNGNWYSLTERSDELDFSKDFDG
- a CDS encoding helix-turn-helix transcriptional regulator, whose amino-acid sequence is MRQLRLAKDAMDRDWAEPGLDLDVVAAHAGYSRYHFIRAFKAAYGETPGQYLTHRRIERAEEMLRSANLSVTEICNLVGFSSLGTFSASFKTWTGLTPSAYRAKHVGQGAALIPGCYAMLWAGGFRHRSTAAEDRNSGEAR